In Naumovozyma castellii chromosome 1, complete genome, one DNA window encodes the following:
- the PDR17 gene encoding phosphatidylinositol transporter (ancestral locus Anc_1.91), translated as MGLFSRKAAEPAPSAQAKKDLIPCSKMFVDPPNKATYKPPPIPKLTPEQNKLYQSLLAHFADENLELPLNSNESTPTKPLSQWEKFWLSRECITRYLRAAKWNPTHAIKNLTDTLVWRREIGLTYDAEDKNQLTADVVAIENETGKETILGFDRDDRPLFYMKNGRQNTEPSFRQVQHMIFMMESAVTMTPQGVEKITVLVDFKSYKEPGIISDKAPPVSIARACANVLQNHYPERLAKCAFINVPWFAWAFLKLMYPFLDPATKEKAIFDEPFENHIDPTQLEALYNGKLDFKYDHEVYWPDMDTKLKQVRQKEFDRFVKFGGVVGLSEFDFKGDHEDLVYPVEMELLG; from the coding sequence ATGGGTCTTTTCTCTAGAAAGGCTGCCGAGCCAGCGCCATCAGCACAAGCGAAGAAGGATCTAATCCCTTGCAGCAAAATGTTCGTAGACCCTCCCAATAAGGCCACGTACAAACCACCTCCAATTCCCAAATTGACCCCGGAGCAAAATAAGCTGTATCAATCTCTATTGGCTCATTTCGCAGATGAGAACTTGGAATTGCCCTTGAACTCCAATGAATCTACGCCAACAAAACCATTGTCCCAATGGGAGAAATTTTGGCTCAGCAGAGAATGTATAACGAGATACTTACGTGCAGCAAAATGGAACCCAACTCATGCTATTAAGAATTTGACTGATACGCTGGTATGGCGTAGGGAAATCGGTCTTACTTATGATGCAGAGGATAAGAATCAATTGACTGCCGATGTAGTAGCCATTGAGAATGAAACAGGGAAGGAGACCATCCTGGGATTTGATCGTGATGATAGACCGTTGTTTTACATGAAGAATGGGAGACAAAACACGGAACCTTCCTTTAGACAAGTGCAACATATGATCTTTATGATGGAATCTGCAGTAACAATGACTCCTCAAGGTGTTGAAAAAATCACTGTCTTGGTGGATTTCAAGTCATATAAGGAGCCAGGGATTATCTCGGATAAGGCTCCACCTGTTTCCATTGCTAGAGCTTGTGCTAACGTGTTACAAAATCATTACCCAGAGAGATTAGCCAAGTGTGCGTTTATTAATGTTCCATGGTTTGCCTGGGCTTTCCTAAAATTAATGTACCCATTTTTAGATCCAGCTACGAAGGAAAAGGCTATTTTTGATGAACCTTTTGAGAATCATATTGATCCAACTCAATTAGAAGCGTTGTATAATGGGAAAttagatttcaaatatgaTCATGAAGTGTATTGGCCCGATATGGATACGAAATTGAAGCAAGTTCGTCAAAAAGAGTTCGATAGATTCGTTAAGTTTGGTGGAGTGGTTGGATTAAGTGAATTTGACTTCAAAGGTGACCACGAGGATTTAGTTTACCCAGTGGAAATGGAACTCCTAGGATGA
- the IST1 gene encoding Ist1p (ancestral locus Anc_1.87) yields MANHQQQVPFTIKLKTCLKMCIQRLRYAQEKQQALAKQDRRTVAQLLSDGKETKAQYRVENLINNDIHIELLEILELYCELLHARVNIVNTIQDEVDLISNHIEDGINEAVRSLIFANLYVPEVKELTQLKELLVHKYGIEFLKCIVDDKVGVPDKVLKKCSPNVPGNDLVVLYLKEIASTYDVPYSLLSDEEEEEESLDESNEKQDDDSADDESSEGGVKDNHPSNKKPIVAMDNDDDISTNSKLPITIKKPRKNSETVKTDLKIPKEIKKEVKVVHTKKKTSTEQDDLEELKKRFAALRR; encoded by the exons ATGGCGAACCATCAACAACAGGTGCCTTTTACT atcaaattgaaaacatGTCTCAAAATGTGCATCCAGAGGCTTAGATATGCCCAAGAGAAACAACAGGCTTTGGCCAAGCAGGACCGTAGAACTGTTGCACAGTTACTTTCAGACGGAAAGGAAACAAAGGCACAATATCGTGTCGAGAATCTTATCAACAACGACATTcatattgaattattagaaatattggaattataTTGTGAATTATTACATGCCAGAGTTAATATTGTCAATACAATACAAGATGAAGTggatttaatttcaaatcataTCGAGGATGGTATTAACGAAGCTGTGAGATCTTTGATTTTTGCCAATTTGTATGTTCCAGAAGTGAAGGAATTGactcaattgaaagaacTGTTAGTTCATAAATATGGTATCgaatttttgaaatgtaTTGTGGATGATAAGGTGGGAGTCCCGGACAAAGTTTTGAAGAAGTGTTCTCCTAATGTTCCCGGAAATGATTTGGTAGTATTGTACTTGAAGGAGATCGCATCAACATATGATGTCCCATACAGTTTGTTaagtgatgaagaagaggaggaagaaagTTTAGATGAGTCAAATGAGAAACAAGATGACGATAGtgctgatgatgaaagCAGCGAAGGCGGAGTAAAAGATAATCATCCTTCAAATAAGAAACCTATAGTTGCCATGGATAATGACGACGACATATCTACCAATTCAAAGCTTCCAATAACCATAAAAAAACCAAGGAAGAATAGTGAAACTGTTAAAACAGATTTAAAGATTCCAAAGGAGATAAAGAAGGAAGTTAAAGTAGTCCATACTAAAAAGAAAACGAGCACAGAACAAGATGATCtagaagaattaaagaagagaTTTGCCGCTTTACGTCGATAA
- the PIK1 gene encoding 1-phosphatidylinositol 4-kinase (ancestral locus Anc_1.85), with protein sequence MQKMSNSTETEIDKPSSTSRILRENQRLLLRINSPEFSLYNCIELLYKHSDNIGIHYYLCQRLLTFPHSELQFYIPQLVQVLLTVETESMALEDLLMQLKNENPHFALLTFWQLQALLTDLSTDPESYGFQVARRVLNNLQSSLFNTSITDDESKQTKMHENVAPALVLMSMMMSTMALPQLSEMTKPLVESQGKRQKSYVFKIARNAIKNFTKNITMKNTLRNKSSNSTSKRSTATPPTTSSSTSSSASQMQPHPMYTSTTPTSPVDLVDVTMTKEDVSFRKQKSIEEHALNFDIVDDIGDQVFDDKILSSIKLPKRRSKFIDDSFVHRTYDEISMTQAPNGAKHNPNLDPSYEIDEESTINDNNKTRPELSKITDQFTNSMPDLHQPARRSDSFARHNTKIFRTNTQPGGVPLASDFNNSKQLSKLRSTNNLVDITKISTPKKIKLLKANYFRCETQFAIALESISQRLAQVPTEARLSALRAELSLMNRDLPAEVDIPTLLPPNKKGKLHKLVLITANEAQVLNSAEKVPYLLLIEYLRDEFDFDPTSEENEEFLKHSDKKGDLLFDLNYMSKKNDSKDDIVTLIPTSQSEREFSNTSYDSALASPSDVSLPESVQSNGNNNIMSSSTFNASKEMDLGDISMIRVKNQTDAEAFRNSVVLKSAAKVPVIPRDSQDRNPDLTFVKNLDGLMFKRTRGNSRDIHDETDELAEQMRVSALMLGQLDDQPPELSDSTNQIRAQIIASMKEVQDKFGYTNLEALHGAAGERKLKNDLLTGGIDSSYLGEDWTTKKERIRKTSEYGHLENWDLCSVIAKSGDDLRQEAFACQIIQAMAQIWVKEKVDIWVKKMKILITSANTGLVETITNAVSVHSIKKSLTKKMVEDGELDEKNGIASISDHFIRAFGDPKGFKYKRAQDNFASSLAAYSLICYILQVKDRHNGNIMIDNEGHVVHIDFGFMLSNSPGSVKFEAAPFKLTYEYVEVLGGTTGEPYKKFVRLTKDAFRALRKYSDQIVSMCEIMQKDNMQPCFQAGDQTSVQLKQRFCMEIPDEEIDDFVENILIGKSLGSIYTRGYDQFQLITQGIYS encoded by the coding sequence ATGCAAAAGATGAGCAATTCAACAGAAACGGAAATTGATAAACCTTCATCCACATCAAGAATCCTGAGAGAAAATCAAAGATTATTACTTCGCATAAACTCCCCTGAATTCTCACTCTACAATTGCATAGAACTGCTCTACAAACACTCAGACAATATCGGGATCCATTACTACCTATGTCAACGTCTTCTCACATTCCCACATTCTGAATTACAATTCTATATCCCACAATTAGTGCAAGTCCTGCTCACGGTGGAGACAGAATCCATGGCCCTGGAAGATCTCCTCATgcaattgaagaatgaaaaCCCACATTTCGCATTATTGACATTCTGGCAATTGCAAGCTTTGCTCACTGATCTATCCACGGATCCGGAATCATACGGGTTTCAAGTCGCCAGAAGAGTCCTGAACAATTTACAATCTTCATTGTTTAATACTAGCATTacagatgatgaatctAAACAAACGAAAATGCATGAAAATGTCGCTCCGGCATTAGTGTTGATGTCCATGATGATGTCCACCATGGCATTACCACAATTGAGCGAAATGACCAAACCATTGGTGGAATCACAGGGGAAAAGACAAAAATCTTATGTGTTTAAGATCGCTAGAAATGCCATTAAGAATTTTACGAAAAATATTACCATGAAGAATACTTTGCgtaataaatcttccaattccaCATCGAAAAGATCAACAGCAACACCACCAACAACATCATCTTCCACTTCCTCGTCAGCATCTCAAATGCAACCGCACCCCATGTATACATCCACAACACCAACATCGCCGGTGGATCTTGTCGATGTAACCATGACGAAAGAGGACGTCTCCTTCAGGAAACAAAAATCAATAGAAGAACATGCATTGAATTTCGATATAGTGGACGATATAGGAGACCAAGTCTTCGATGATAAAATCTTGTCCTCCATTAAATTACCCAAGAGAAGATCCAAATTCATTGATGATTCATTTGTACATAGAACATACGACGAGATAAGTATGACACAAGCACCTAATGGAGCCAAACATAACCCCAATCTCGATCCATcatatgaaattgatgaggAATCTACCATTAACGACAATAACAAGACAAGACCAGAATTATCTAAAATTACAGATCAATTCACGAACTCAATGCCAGATTTACATCAACCTGCAAGACGATCAGATTCATTTGCACGTCATAATACAAAAATCTTTCGTACAAATACGCAACCTGGTGGTGTACCACTAGCCTCcgattttaataattctaaaCAATTATCCAAATTACGCAGTACCAATAATCTGGTAGATATTACTAAGATATCTACaccaaagaaaattaaattattaaaggCTAATTATTTCCGTTGTGAAACTCAATTCGCCATTGCATTGGAATCAATATCACAAAGATTAGCACAAGTCCCTACAGAGGCAAGATTAAGTGCTTTGAGGGCagaattatcattaatgaaCAGAGACTTACCTGCAGAAGTGGATATTCCCACATTATTACCACCTAATAAGAAGGGTAAATTACATAAATTGGTATTGATTACCGCAAATGAGGCACAAGTATTAAACTCAGCAGAAAAGGTCCCATATTTACTATtgattgaatatttaagagatgaatttgattttgacCCAACTagtgaagaaaatgaagagtTCTTGAAACATAGTGACAAGAAGGGAGacttattatttgatttaaattatatgaGCAAGAAAAATGATAGTAAAGATGACATTGTCACATTGATTCCAACTTCTCAATCTGAGAGagaattttccaatacAAGTTATGATAGTGCATTGGCATCACCTTCTGATGTTTCATTACCAGAATCCGTTCAATCTAACggcaataataatattatgaGTAGCAGTACTTTCAATGCATCTAAGGAAATGGATTTAGGTGATATATCCATGATTAGAGTGAAAAACCAAACTGATGCAGAAGCTTTTAGAAACTCTGTGGTATTGAAAAGTGCAGCAAAAGTACCCGTAATACCAAGAGATTCACAAGATAGAAATCCTGATTTAACTTTTGTCAAAAACTTGGATGGATTAATGTTTAAGAGAACTAGAGGTAATTCCAGAGATATCCATGATGAGACTGATGAGTTAGCTGAACAAATGAGAGTTTCTGCATTAATGTTGGGACAATTAGATGATCAACCTCCAGAACTATCGGATTCTACTAATCAAATTCGTGCACAGATTATTGCATCAATGAAAGAAGTTCAAGACAAATTCGGTTATACCAATTTAGAAGCCCTTCATGGTGCTGCTGGTGAACGTAAATTGAAAAACGATTTATTGACCGGTGGTATAGATTCTTCATATCTTGGTGAAGATTGGACTAccaagaaggaaagaatcCGTAAAACTTCAGAATATGGCCATTTAGAGAATTGGGATTTATGTTCAGTGATTGCCAAATCAGGTGATGATTTAAGACAGGAAGCATTTGCATGTCAAATTATTCAGGCAATGGCACAAATCTGGGTTAAGGAGAAAGTGGATATCTGggtgaagaaaatgaaaattttgattaCCAGCGCCAACACAGGTTTAGTGGAGACAATCACAAACGCAGTTTCAGTCCATAGTATTAAGAAGTCTTTAACGAAGAAAATGGTAGAAGATGGTGAATTGGATGAGAAAAACGGAATTGCCAGTATTAGTGATCACTTCATTCGTGCTTTTGGTGATCCAAAGGGATTTAAATATAAACGTGCACAGGATAACTTTGCAAGCTCGTTAGCTGCGTATTCTCTTATCTGTTATATTTTACAAGTTAAGGATAGACataatggtaatattatgattgataatgaaggaCATGTGGTTCATATTGATTTTGGATTTATGTTATCTAATTCCCCGGGGTCAGTTAAATTTGAAGCAGCTCCATTTAAATTAACATATGAATACGTGGAGGTTCTTGGTGGTACCACAGGCGAACCATACAAAAAATTCGTAAGATTAACCAAAGACGCATTTAGAGcattaagaaaatattcGGACCAAATTGTTTCGATGTGTGAGATTATGCAAAAGGATAATATGCAACCGTGTTTCCAAGCTGGTGATCAAACTAGTGTTCAACTAAAACAAAGATTTTGCATGGAAATCCCGGATGAGGAAATTGACGACTTTGTTGAGAACATTCTAATAGGCAAATCGCTGGGAAGCATTTATACAAGAGGTTACgaccaatttcaattgatcaCCCAAGGGATTTACAGCTGA
- the YIF1 gene encoding protein transporter YIF1 (ancestral locus Anc_1.93) gives MSYNPYAYASGNNGAPEVHDRATKVSGGAVPPPAQPFQGNPIQPQFQNQYAQQQPQAQGQQAFGFQDPRNTMAFQIGQSAFSNFIGQENFNQFQQTVSKATGDSSTLSHYFQVSTSYVLLKLKQILIPFVNKKNWQRIPDNGPSSDSAGSAANSGPTFQFLPPKDDVNCPDLYIPIMGLVTYILIWNTQQGLAGSFNPENLYYKLSSILAFMGLDLFILKLGLYLLVNTTSPVTSLTELTCFVGYKFVPLTLALFVPGKPLYLPLMVKSYLFVAFGTFLLRSVKFNLFSGPSDDMSHFPELTVKKCNYFLFLYGFVWQTILMWLMG, from the coding sequence ATGTCCTATAATCCATACGCTTATGCCTCTGGCAATAACGGAGCTCCAGAGGTACACGATAGAGCCACAAAAGTCAGTGGTGGTGCTGTGCCACCACCTGCTCAACCGTTCCAAGGCAATCCAATACAGCCTCAATTTCAAAACCAGTATGCTCAGCAACAACCTCAAGCTCAAGGTCAACAAGCATTCGGTTTTCAAGACCCAAGAAACACAATGGCTTTCCAGATCGGTCAGTCTGcgttttccaattttattGGACAGGAAAACTTCAATCAATTCCAGCAAACAGTGTCTAAAGCTACCGGTGATTCTTCGACTTTATCACATTATTTCCAAGTGTCAACATCATATGTGTtactgaaattgaaacaaatcCTGATTCCATTTgtaaataagaaaaattggCAACGTATCCCAGACAATGGTCCAAGTTCTGATTCTGCTGGTTCTGCTGCAAATAGTGGCCCTACATTTCAATTCCTTCCACCAAAGGATGATGTTAATTGCCCAGATCTATACATCCCAATAATGGGTCTTGTGACATATATTTTGATCTGGAATACCCAACAAGGATTAGCAGGTTCTTTCAACCCTGAGAATTTGTACTACAAGCTATCCTCTATTCTTGCCTTCATGGGGcttgatttatttatattaaaGTTGGGGCTTTACCTACTAGTAAATACTACATCTCCAGTGACAAGTTTAACCGAATTGACTTGTTTTGTTGGATATAAGTTTGTGCCCCTCACTTTAGCATTGTTTGTTCCTGGAAAACCATTGTATCTACCTCTCATGGTTAAGAgttatttgtttgttgCATTTGGGACATTTCTTTTGAGATCTGTCAAATTTAATCTATTTAGTGGGCCCAGCGACGACATGTCACACTTCCCAGAACTCACCGTCAAGAAGTGcaattatttcttgttcctctATGGATTCGTGTGGCAAACCATATTGATGTGGCTCATGggataa